From the Leptospira sp. WS60.C2 genome, one window contains:
- a CDS encoding response regulator produces MNRAILFVDDEQIILMSLKSQLKKHFGNEYRYETAQNTEEAWSIIEELAEEGINILIIISDWLMPNQRGDEFLREVHKTYPEIQKIIISGHIDEHSLNQLKGEVDLHSFLNKPWSESDLIKKVEDAITKIA; encoded by the coding sequence ATGAACCGCGCCATCCTCTTCGTCGATGACGAACAAATCATTTTGATGAGTTTGAAGTCTCAATTGAAAAAACATTTTGGGAACGAGTATCGTTATGAGACTGCCCAGAATACGGAAGAGGCATGGTCGATCATTGAAGAATTGGCCGAAGAAGGCATCAACATTCTCATCATCATTTCGGATTGGCTTATGCCCAACCAACGTGGTGATGAGTTTTTACGAGAAGTACACAAAACTTACCCTGAGATTCAGAAAATTATTATTTCTGGTCATATCGATGAACACTCCCTCAACCAATTGAAAGGGGAAGTGGATCTTCATAGTTTTTTAAACAAACCTTGGTCCGAATCGGATTTAATCAAAAAAGTGGAAGACGCGATAACGAAGATTGCCTAG
- a CDS encoding acyl-CoA thioesterase codes for MIRTEIQIRFNDMDPMRRVNNASYSAYLELARLDFCNRYLQVATLEDIPFVLARVEMDLISSVLPGDEIYVHTWVSKIGTTSWEFSYEIKNQKTDVLYVKAKTVQVYFDYREKKKLPIPNEFRNSLQKEML; via the coding sequence ATGATCCGAACCGAAATTCAAATTCGATTTAATGACATGGACCCGATGCGTAGGGTAAATAATGCGAGTTATTCGGCCTATTTAGAATTGGCAAGACTTGATTTTTGCAATCGGTATTTGCAAGTAGCAACTTTGGAAGACATTCCCTTTGTTCTTGCTCGAGTGGAAATGGATTTGATTTCTTCTGTATTGCCTGGAGATGAAATTTACGTTCACACTTGGGTTTCCAAGATTGGAACCACTTCATGGGAATTTTCCTACGAAATCAAAAATCAGAAAACAGATGTCCTATATGTAAAAGCAAAAACAGTCCAAGTCTACTTTGATTATAGAGAAAAGAAAAAACTCCCAATACCAAATGAATTTCGTAACTCTTTACAGAAGGAAATGCTATGA
- a CDS encoding OmpA family protein, translating to MYDSDSSIATLNNLELVVYFDGGSAKLEDQEVLKLKEWMSPFLKQMLDSVCLIGSADTTGNLAKNRNLVQQRIQSVRKILTTCGVSKDKIKTISLEPISGKTPQERKLYRSVEIKISMKGPR from the coding sequence GTGTACGATTCTGATTCTAGTATCGCTACATTAAACAATTTGGAACTAGTTGTCTACTTTGACGGAGGTAGTGCAAAATTGGAAGATCAGGAAGTTTTAAAATTAAAAGAATGGATGAGCCCCTTTTTGAAACAAATGTTAGATTCAGTTTGTTTGATTGGATCTGCCGACACAACAGGCAATTTAGCAAAGAATCGAAACCTAGTGCAACAAAGGATTCAGTCAGTTCGGAAAATTTTGACAACTTGTGGTGTATCCAAAGATAAAATCAAAACGATCTCGCTTGAGCCCATTTCTGGGAAAACTCCCCAAGAAAGAAAATTGTATCGATCTGTCGAAATTAAAATTTCGATGAAAGGACCAAGGTGA
- the thiM gene encoding hydroxyethylthiazole kinase has product MSQQITKNTIEDLEQLRSKSPLIHNITNYVVMNNTANALLAIGASPIMAHAIEEVEEMVTICSATVINIGTLSEPWIQSMELAAKKAVSLKKPLVLDPVGAGASNIRNAAIRRILDAGNPSIIRGNASEILSTLSSSGKTKGVDATDSSESAVETGKSLSKVSGGVVVISGATDYVLKGTDLSQISNGDALMTKVTGLGCTASALCGAFASVQSDQFRAATSAMVVMGIAGEMAKTKTTSPGSFQVAFLDALYEINADIIKQRINAK; this is encoded by the coding sequence ATGTCTCAGCAAATTACAAAAAATACAATTGAAGATTTAGAACAATTACGCTCCAAATCACCTCTCATTCATAATATTACCAACTACGTTGTGATGAATAACACTGCCAATGCCTTACTTGCCATTGGTGCCTCTCCCATCATGGCTCACGCGATCGAAGAAGTGGAAGAAATGGTTACAATTTGTTCGGCTACTGTCATCAATATTGGAACTCTCTCCGAACCTTGGATCCAAAGTATGGAACTTGCTGCTAAAAAAGCAGTATCCTTAAAAAAACCTTTGGTTCTCGATCCAGTGGGAGCAGGTGCAAGTAACATTCGTAATGCGGCAATTCGAAGAATCTTAGATGCCGGAAATCCAAGCATCATCAGAGGAAATGCTTCCGAAATTCTATCGACACTCTCCTCTTCGGGAAAGACAAAAGGAGTGGATGCAACAGATTCTTCTGAATCTGCGGTGGAAACAGGAAAGTCACTTTCCAAAGTCTCTGGCGGTGTTGTTGTCATTTCTGGTGCCACTGATTATGTATTAAAAGGAACAGATCTTTCTCAAATCTCCAATGGGGATGCACTGATGACAAAAGTGACGGGTCTCGGATGTACGGCTTCCGCCCTTTGTGGTGCCTTTGCTTCCGTACAATCTGACCAGTTCCGTGCGGCAACCTCCGCCATGGTGGTCATGGGCATTGCGGGAGAGATGGCAAAAACAAAAACAACAAGTCCTGGCAGTTTTCAAGTGGCATTTCTCGATGCTCTTTACGAGATAAACGCGGACATCATCAAACAACGAATCAATGCAAAATAA
- the map gene encoding type I methionyl aminopeptidase has translation MIYIKNKSEIEKMRKAGKFAAELLLYLEPFVKSGVSTLELNDIAEAYTKKNGHRSAPLGYKGFPKSICTSINQVVCHGIPKKEDVLADGDIVNLDVSPIVDGYIGDTSKTFIVGGKTTPEAEKLVADTEKAMWIGIEQIKPGNRIDDIGNAIDDFLTPLGYGIVRDLMGHGVGRNFHEEPQVPHFRSPRKLAKIEPGMIFTVEPMVNLGTWEVNFDRSDKWTVRTKDGKLSAQFEHTVLVTDKGYEILTKV, from the coding sequence GTGATTTATATCAAAAACAAGTCAGAAATTGAAAAGATGAGAAAGGCGGGAAAGTTTGCCGCCGAACTCCTCCTGTATTTAGAACCCTTTGTGAAATCAGGTGTTTCCACTCTGGAACTCAACGACATCGCAGAGGCGTATACCAAAAAAAACGGGCACCGTTCCGCCCCACTCGGCTACAAAGGGTTTCCCAAATCCATTTGTACTTCCATCAACCAGGTAGTCTGCCATGGGATTCCCAAAAAGGAAGATGTTTTGGCGGATGGAGACATCGTCAATTTGGATGTTTCTCCCATTGTTGACGGTTACATCGGCGACACTTCCAAAACCTTTATTGTGGGTGGAAAAACAACTCCCGAAGCAGAAAAGTTAGTAGCTGATACCGAAAAAGCCATGTGGATCGGAATCGAACAGATCAAACCAGGTAACCGGATTGATGATATCGGAAATGCCATCGACGATTTTCTAACCCCTCTCGGGTATGGAATCGTGCGAGACCTTATGGGCCATGGAGTGGGACGCAATTTTCACGAAGAACCACAAGTGCCACACTTTCGTTCCCCGAGGAAACTAGCCAAAATAGAGCCTGGAATGATTTTTACTGTGGAACCGATGGTCAATTTGGGAACTTGGGAAGTGAATTTTGATCGTTCTGATAAATGGACCGTCCGAACCAAAGATGGAAAATTGTCGGCTCAGTTTGAACACACAGTCCTTGTCACAGACAAAGGCTATGAAATTCTCACAAAAGTCTAA
- the queG gene encoding tRNA epoxyqueuosine(34) reductase QueG encodes MTNSYSTIQSQIKSLCEKEGFSFVGFTKAKIPEKDLSYLERWISEKRHGNMDWFAKDHALSIRNRFENLGFTPVSAICLGFVYRSETSEELLSHMEKKVSRYALGTDYHIVLRKKGNQIVKELKELYPDFKFRQSVDSLPIAEKILTRESGVVWQGKHTNLIHPKLGSYFFLSIILTDLELGETPKEEKTTDHCGSCRRCLDICPTNALEPYQIDASKCISYLTIEDRSTSEVTDSFMEWDRKGWVYGCDLCQEVCPWNEGIAKRNQVETREMSFLPREFWKENTFLEKNFLTEEEFHTYFRDSAIERIGVSIWNRNQVT; translated from the coding sequence ATGACAAACTCTTATTCTACAATCCAATCACAAATCAAGTCCCTTTGCGAAAAAGAAGGATTTTCCTTTGTTGGATTTACGAAAGCGAAAATTCCAGAGAAGGATCTTTCCTATTTAGAGAGATGGATTTCTGAAAAACGCCATGGGAATATGGATTGGTTTGCCAAAGACCACGCGCTTTCCATCCGCAATCGTTTTGAAAATCTGGGATTTACTCCTGTTTCTGCTATCTGTCTCGGGTTTGTCTATCGTTCGGAAACAAGCGAAGAGCTTCTCTCTCATATGGAAAAAAAGGTGTCTCGGTATGCACTAGGTACCGACTACCACATTGTTTTACGAAAGAAAGGGAACCAAATTGTAAAGGAACTTAAGGAATTATACCCAGATTTTAAATTTCGACAGTCTGTGGATAGCCTTCCTATCGCAGAGAAAATTCTCACAAGAGAATCTGGTGTTGTTTGGCAAGGAAAACATACAAATCTCATCCATCCTAAGTTAGGTTCCTATTTTTTTCTATCGATCATTCTCACTGATTTAGAGTTAGGCGAAACACCAAAAGAAGAAAAAACAACAGATCATTGTGGAAGTTGTCGTCGATGCCTTGATATATGTCCCACCAATGCTTTGGAACCTTATCAAATTGATGCCTCAAAATGTATTTCCTATTTAACCATTGAAGATCGAAGTACGTCCGAAGTGACAGACTCTTTTATGGAATGGGATCGAAAAGGTTGGGTGTATGGTTGCGATCTTTGCCAAGAAGTATGTCCTTGGAATGAAGGAATCGCCAAACGAAATCAGGTGGAGACAAGAGAGATGAGTTTTTTACCTCGTGAGTTCTGGAAGGAAAACACGTTTTTAGAAAAAAACTTTTTAACGGAAGAAGAATTTCATACTTACTTTCGGGACTCAGCAATTGAACGGATTGGTGTTTCTATTTGGAACCGTAACCAAGTCACTTAG
- the thiE gene encoding thiamine phosphate synthase has product MQNKIQGVYLVTDRPLCIHHRIEEVVRLSASGGVSFVQLREKETTSREFLELALHLKKILTPFHVPLIINDRVDICLAARADGVHLGQTDLPWSEARRLLGTEAIIGLSIETKEDWETLQKQDPNPALDYLAVSPVFDTPTKTNTKPAMGLAGVRWLKEKTKLPIVAIGGIQIGNAKEVILAGADCLAVVSAICSATDPKEVTLALKNLF; this is encoded by the coding sequence ATGCAAAATAAAATCCAAGGGGTGTATCTGGTGACAGACAGACCCCTTTGTATCCACCATCGGATCGAGGAAGTGGTTCGCCTCTCTGCCTCAGGTGGAGTCTCTTTTGTGCAACTCAGAGAAAAAGAAACAACCTCTAGAGAATTTTTGGAACTCGCCCTTCATTTAAAAAAAATTCTAACTCCCTTCCATGTTCCCCTCATCATCAATGACAGAGTTGACATATGTTTGGCGGCACGTGCCGATGGGGTACACTTGGGCCAAACGGATTTACCATGGTCAGAGGCAAGAAGACTACTCGGAACAGAAGCCATCATCGGACTTTCCATTGAGACAAAAGAAGACTGGGAAACTTTACAAAAACAGGATCCAAATCCAGCCTTAGACTATTTGGCAGTTTCACCTGTTTTTGATACTCCTACAAAAACGAATACCAAACCAGCAATGGGACTAGCAGGTGTTCGTTGGCTAAAAGAAAAAACAAAACTTCCCATCGTCGCCATCGGTGGGATCCAAATCGGGAATGCGAAAGAAGTGATTTTGGCGGGTGCTGATTGTCTTGCGGTGGTGAGTGCCATTTGTTCGGCAACTGACCCGAAAGAAGTGACTCTTGCTTTAAAAAATTTATTCTAA